The nucleotide sequence AATCTTCGATGAGTTCTGTTTGGAAATAATCGGTTTTTTCAAATAATTGAAAATCCATCAAAGGATGATGGGTGGAAAATAATAATAATCCTTCGGGTAATAGAAGGCGGGAAAATTCTTTAAAGACTTCTTCCCAATTTTTTAAATAGTGCATAGTTAATGAGCTTAGGATTAGATCAAATGACGCATTTTCGAGAAAAGTTAGGGGTTGATTTAAATCGGCTTGGTAAACTTGTGCTTGGTTTTTGAGTTTTTGTTGGGTTAATTGTACCATTTTACGGCTGATGTCAATGGCGACTACCTCGGCATTATGTTTGACTAACCATTGAGAATAAATGCCGCCCGAACAACCCGCATCTAAGACTCGTTTAAATTTGAGTTCGGATAAGAGAGAGAACATAGCAGGCCTTTCATAGTAAGCATTGTGAGAATTAAATTGTGAACGTTCTGCATAGGTTTCGGCAAAGGTTTCAAAGTCGTTAAAAGGTGGGTTTTG is from Gloeothece verrucosa PCC 7822 and encodes:
- a CDS encoding class I SAM-dependent methyltransferase, yielding MNSHPQNPPFNDFETFAETYAERSQFNSHNAYYERPAMFSLLSELKFKRVLDAGCSGGIYSQWLVKHNAEVVAIDISRKMVQLTQQKLKNQAQVYQADLNQPLTFLENASFDLILSSLTMHYLKNWEEVFKEFSRLLLPEGLLLFSTHHPLMDFQLFEKTDYFQTELIEDYWHSYGDRPVTVHFYRRPLSAMTSALKNAGFSIKQMIEPRPTEECKQYYPQDWEKLSTKPWFLIILAQKNA